The Aestuariibaculum lutulentum genome segment TTTTAATTGCAGTACTTTTTTTGCAGTCATGCGATAAAGATAAAGAATACAGTTCTATTGATGAAGTCAACTGGAAAAGCAGAACGGTTCATTCGGTGTTACCTGATTCTTTAATTAAAGGGAAAACGTATTTATCGGTGTATTCTCAAATTTATAGTGAAACAGAACATCGTATTCACAGTTTAACGGCTACTGTAAGTATTAGAAATATTAATGAAAAGGACACGGTTTATATTGATAAAGCTACCTATTTTGATACACATGGAAATGCCATTCGAACCTATTTCGATAAGACAATTTATGTTGCGCCTATGGAAGCTGTAGAGATTGTTATTGATGAACGTGACGAGGAAGGAGGAACCGGAGCTAATTTTTTATTCAATTGGCGAATTAAAGGGTCTTCAAATTCTCCATTTTTTGAAAGTGTCATGATTTCAACTTCAGGACAACAAGGTATTTCTTTCACAACTCAAGGAAAAGAACTGAAATAGATAAAAGTATTTGTAATAAAAAAGGCAACATTTTTAATGTTGCCTTTTTTATTATTCTGGTTTTCTGTCTTTGTATTTCCAACGTTTATGTGTCCAGAAATAATATTCAGGAGCGTCCTGAATTTGTTTTTCAACTTCGCGTAAAAACATGTCGGTTAATTCATAATCCTTATATTCAGTACTGTTTTCTGCTAATGTTTTTATTTCAGCTTCATAATGTCCGCGTTTTACCTTTGTGACTTTTAAAAAGGCTGTGGTTAAGTCTAATTTTTTAGCTAAACGTTCGGCGCCAGTAAAGCAAGGAACTTCAATTCCCATAAAATGACCCCAGTAAACTTCCTTCGTTAGGCGAGGAGATTGATCACTCAGAAAAGCCATAATGCTTTTAATATTCTGGCTCTCGTTTTCATTTATGGTGCTAATGGTTTCTTTTGTACTGATAAGAGTGGTGTTATACTTAGAGCGCATGCGTCTTACCAAACCGTCAAAATATTTATTTGATAATTTTTTATAAACAGCTAGCCCATTAAAATTTATATAATTTTGTAATGCTAATGACCATTCCCAGCTGGCATAATGACCAAACATTATAATAATACTTTTGTTTAAACTTTCAAGTCGTTTAAACTCCTCCGGGTTTTTTATTTTGAAACGTTTGTTTAATTCCTTTTCAGATATAGTTAGTGTTTTAGTCATTTCTAAAAACATATCACATAAATGCTTGTAGAATTTTTTTGTAATGAATAAAACTTCTTCATCCGTCTTTTCAGGAAAAACAAGTTTAATGTTGCTCTTTACGACTTTTTTTCGGTACCCTACAATATAGTACATGAGTATATATAAGCCATCTGAAACAAGATAAAGCAAAGGAAATGGTAGTATGGATATAAACCATAAAAGTGGATAAACCAGAATATATGCTAGAAATTGCATGAATAAATTTTAGATTTGTAAGGGCAAATATATGCTAATTTGAAAATAAACTTTTAAGCTTTATGGGTAATTTAAATTTAATAACCATTGTAATAATTGCTGCAAATGTGCTGATATCTTATAAAGGGTTTAGTGATTATGGTTTTTTTGATAGGTATAAATTTCAGGTTGGCAGTGTGCAACGTGGGGAGAAAGTACGTTTGTTTAGTTCGGCGTTTTTACATGTAGACACTCAACATTTACTGTTTAATATGTTAACCTTGTACTTCTTTGCTAATACTGTTTTGAGTTTGGGAGTAGTTAGCTTTTTATTTATTTATATAGGGAGTTTGTTGTTTGGTAATGTCTTGTCGTTATACTTTCATAAGAATGAATATCATTATAGTGCCGTGGGGGCTAGTGGAGCTGTAACAGGCGTATTGTATTCAGCCATTTTATTAAGACCTGATATGACTTTGATGTTTTTTTTGATTCCCATTCCCATTCCAGCTTATATTTTTGGTATCGGTTATTTGTTATATTCTATCTATGGTATGAAAAACAGAATAGGTAATATTGGTCACGATGCGCATTTTGGTGGGGCAGTAGGAGGGTATATTATTACATTGGTATTAGCACCCTCGTTGTTTCAGGAAAATCTATTAATGATTGTGTTGCTAGCTATTCCAATTATTCTACTCTATATTCTTAGGAAATCAGGGAAAATGTAAATTATATTTAAAGCCTGTTCAATATTTTGAATAGGCTTTTTTATAAGATAGCCTTGCTTTTTTTGGTTTTGGCTCGTCTTATAATGTTTTATGGCATAAGAATTGACTTTATATAGGAAAGATGTATAATTTTAATTGTTTAAACGACTGAATGTTAAATAATTGATGTTATAGGTTAATTATTAAAACTGAAAGACTAGTCTGTTCACTGACAGATTGGCTTAAATATACATATGAAGAAATCTAATTTTTTAACCCTTGACAGTTTGTCATTACAGGATTTTGATGAAAATGCAGAATTAATTCCTTTAATGACACCTGAAGATGAAGAAGAAATAAACAACGAAGAGTTGCCCGAGACATTACCTATTCTTTCATTAAGAAATACGGTTCTGTTTCCTGGGGTAGTTATACCTATTACAGCTGGTCGTGATAAGTCTATTAAACTAATTAACGATGCAAACAAAGGCTCTAAAATTATAGGAGTTGTCGCTCAAAAAGACGAGTCGGTAGAAAACCCATCAGCTAAAGAAATTCATGAGGTTGGTACCGTTGCTAAAATTTTACGTGTTTTAAAAATGCCTGATGGTAATGTAACGGTTATCATTCAAGGTAAAAAGCGTTTTAAAGTAGCAGAGGTTATTACAGAAGAGCCTTATATGAATGCTACGGTAAGAGATTTACCGGAAGCAAAGCCAGCAGTGAAGAATAAGGAGTTTTCAGCAATTATTGATTCTATTAAGGAATTAGCTTTAAACATTATTAAGGAGAGTCCGAATATTCCAAGTGAGGCATCTTTTGCTATTAAAAACATTGAAAGTAATTCGTTTTTAATCAATTTCGTGTCATCAAATATGAATTTAACGGTAGCTGAAAAGCAATCGTTATTAGAAGTTGATGACCTTAAGAAACGTGCATTGGCGACTTTGAAATTCATGAATATTGAGTTTCAAAAACTGGAACTTAAAAACGATATTCAGTCCAGAGTACAAATGGACATGAGTCAGCAGCAACGTGAATATTTCCTGCATCAGCAAATGAAAACCATTCAGGAAGAATTGGGTGGTGTGAACCATGAGGAAGAGATTGAGGAAATGCGTGAGCGTGCGCTTACCAAAGAATGGGATGAGAAAGTAGCGAATCATTTTGATAAAGAGTTATCGAAAATGCAACGCATGAATCCTCAGGTAGCAGAGTATTCTATTCAGCGCAACTATTTAGAGCTGTTTTTAGATTTACCATGGAATGAATACAGCCAGGATAAATTCGATTTAAAACGCGCTAAAAAGATTTTAGATCGTGAGCATTTCGGATTAGAAGATGTAAAACGCCGTATTATTGAATATTTAGCGGTGTTAAAATTGCGTAACGATATGAAGTCGCCAATTTTATGTCTTTACGGACCTCCGGGTGTTGGTAAAACATCGTTAGGAAAATCTATTGCTGAAGCGTTAGGCAGAGAGTATGTGCGTATTTCGTTAGGTGGCTTGCGTGATGAAGCTGAGATTCGAGGTCATAGAAAAACCTATATTGGTGCTATGCCAGGGCGTATTATTCAGAGTTTGAAAAAGGCAGGAACATCGAATCCTGTATTTGTTCTTGATGAAATCGATAAGTTAACCAATTCGCATAACGGCGATCCATCTTCAGCAATGCTTGAAGTTTTAGATCCTGAGCAAAACAGTGAATTCTATGATAACTTCCTTGAAATGGGTTACGATCTTTCTAAAGTCATGTTTATAGCAACATCTAATAGCTTAGGAAGTATTCAGCCGGCTTTGCGTGACCGTATGGAGATCATTAACGTTACTGGATATACTATCGAGGAAAAGGTAGAGATAGCAAAACGTCACTTATTACCTAAGCAGTTAAAAGAGCACGGACTTAACGATTCTCATTTAAAGATAGGAAAACCGCAACTGGAGAAAATTGTAGAAGGTTATACCAGGGAATCTGGTGTTCGTGGCCTAGAAAAGCAAATAGCTAAAATGGTACGTCATGCAGCTAAGAATATCGCTATGGAAGAAGAGTACAATATCAAAGTGACGAACGAAGATATTATAGAAGTGCTTGGTAGACCAAAATTAGAGCGCGATAAGTACGAGAATAACAATGTAGCTGGTGTGGTTACAGGTTTAGCCTGGACGAGTGTTGGCGGTGATATTTTATTTATAGAGTCTATTCTTTCTAAAGGAAAAGGAATGCTTAATATTACCGGAAATCTAGGCAAGGTTATGAAGGAGTCGGCTACCATTGCCATGGAGTATATTAAAGCTAACGCCGATGAATTCGGAATTGATAATGAAGTATTCGATAAATATAATGTACACATTCACGTACCGGAAGGAGCAACGCCTAAAGATGGACCTAGTGCAGGTATTACCATGTTAACGTCGTTAGTGTCTTTATTCACTCAAAAGAAAGTGAAGAAACATTTAGCGATGACAGGAGAGATTACCCTTCGTGGCAAAGTGCTTCCTGTAGGAGGTATTAAAGAGAAAATTTTAGCAGCTAAACGTGCTCATATTAAAGAAATTATTCTTTGTGAAGAAAACAGACGTGATATCGAAGAGATTAAGCAGGATTATTTAAAAGGCTTGACGTTTCATTACGTCACAGATATGAGTGAGGTTATAAAAATAGCTGTCACGAATCAAAAAGTAACAAATGCTAAAAAGCTATAAATAGAAAAGAGGTTGAATGTTCAACCTCTTTTTTTATATCTATTCTTTGTTAACGGTTATTTCAAAGATATCTCCTTTAACAGGTTGTATTTTCATTTTTATTGGGTTTAGGTCATCAGAGATTTTTTCAGAGGTAACAATGTCACATAAATTTACAGGGGTGGTATTTATTTCTAAGAGTTGATCTCCATAATGTAATTTGCTTTTCAAGCTTTCGTTCCAGATATATCCAATAATAACGTTTTCGTCTTTTACAGAAAATGAAAATCCTAATTCTGGGCGGTTAACCTTTATAGTGTTGGTATCAGATTCAAAATAGAATTTTTTGTTTTTGTAATCTATAGTGGTTATCCCTTTTTGTAGCAATTTGGTTCCTATTTTTGAGTTATTGTCGTTAGATGTCTGCGCAGGAACATTTTCAAAAATCACATGGTTTAGTTTTAATATAGGTGTTAAAACTTTATATTGTTCATTAATTGGCTGCGTTCCAAAAAGACCTACTCCAGAAGCACCTGTGCTTTTACCTTTAATTTTAAATATTTCTTTTGTGTTTAACAGTTTAAAGTTTTCTAAAGCGATATTGTAAAATTCGCTCATGCCTGTATCTACTAAAATCCGCTCTCTGGCTTTTTGTTTTCCTTCCAGATTAATCCAGATGTATGGGCTACTTTGATTGTCTATAAATTGAATTTCTAAAGCTTCACTTTTGTTTAATTCCAAGTTTTTAGAATCATCAGTAATAAGTATCTTCTTACTTTTCATATTAATCTGAAGAATCGAATGTCTTAAAAGATTACTGCCAATAAATCCATCTACTTTAAAGCATTTAAAAACTGGGTCGGCATTTAAGTCGTAAATCAGGGTTGGTGTTTTGGTAAATTCTACAGTACCTATTTTTAGTTTATCAAGTAATATTAATTCTAATTGGTTTTGCTTTCCGTTGGCATCTGTTATTGAAATAGTTTTAGTTTTTGAGGTGTTTAAAATTTCTTTCAACTCGTTTGAAATAACATTTGGAGCTCCGGTATCAAGAATAAAGCGATAGGTTTTTCCTTGAATGTCCACAGGTAAAATAATCTTATTTTTAACTATTTCAATGGGGATGGATTCGAAATATTGCTTTGAAGATTTTCCTTTATTTAAATTGGTGTTCTGAGAGTGAATGTTAACAAATAAAAATAGACTCAAGATGCTTAAAATAAATTTCATGTTTTCAATTTTAATTCCATTTAAAGAATAACGATGTGTGATAAAGAGTTTTAAAGTGTTAATTTCTAAAATATTTATACAATTATTAATAATCTGCATTCAATTTAACTCTATTTTTTTATTAAAATAAAAAGCGCATGTTCTCGTTTTAAGATAGATTTGTTTACTTTGCGCCCTATATATGCTAAAGAAAATTATTGTCGCTTTTTCTGTATTTACATCAGGTATCTCCTATGCACAGTTAGGAGGGGAAGCAACGTATCAGTTTTTGAACTTAGTCTCTTCACCACGTCAGGCTGCACTTGGAGGAAAGGTGTTAACCAATGTCGATTACGATGTTACTCAAGGGCTTTTTAATCCGGCAACGATTAATCCGGAAATGGATAATCAGTTAGCATTGAATTACACGAGTTATTTAGGAGGTATTAGTTATGGAACGGCATCTTATGCTTACACCTTAGATAGACGTACACAAACGTTTCACGGTGGGATCACTTATATTAATTATGGGTCTTTTGATGGTTACGATGAAGATGGTAATTCTACAGGAACATTTACAGGAAGCGAAACCGCTTTGTCTTTGGGCTATGCTTTGCAGATAGGCTATTCTGATTTTTATTTTGGTGGAAATTTAAAATTAATAACGTCTAAATTAGAACAGTACAATTCATTTGGAGTAGCGGTAGATTTAGGCTTAATTTATATTGATGAGGTTAATGACTTTCATGCCGCTTTAGCTATTCGAAATTTAGGAACTCAAATCACTACCTACGCTGGGCTTCAGGAAAAATTACCGTTGGAAGTCGATTTTGGAATGTCGCAAACTTTAGAAAATGTGCCTATCCGATGGCATGTAACTTTAGAGAATTTACAGGAATGGCCAATAGCCCGACCCAATCCAGCACGTGTTACGAGTGACTTAAGCGGAAATCAAACCGAAGAGAAAGTAGGTTTTTTAGGTCAGGTGATTCGTCACACTATTATTGGTGCTGAGGTGTTTCCTGAGAGTGGATTTAATATCAGGTTAGGTTATAATTTCAGAAGAGCAGAGGAGTTGCGTTTGGTTGATCAGCGTAATTTTTCTGGGTTATCAGCAGGTTTTTCAGTTAAATTAAACAAACTGCGTTTTAGTTATACGCATGCAAAGTATACCAGTGCAGCGAATTCTAACTTTTTTGGTTTGCAAATAGATTTACAATAACATGAATAATAAAATTACCATTGCCATAGACGGATTTTCTTCAACGGGAAAAAGTACGGTTGCGAAGCAGTTAGCAAAGTATTTAGGCTATGTGTATGTTGATACCGGCGCTATGTATCGTGCTGTGGCCTATTATGCTATGGGTAATGGATTTATAACTAAAGATTATTTTGATAAGAAAGGTTTAATTGATAAACTTTCAGATATCAATATTGCTTTTAAGTTTAATGAAGGTTTAGGTTTTGCTGAGGTGTATTTGAATAGTGTTAATGTTGAAAAAAAGATTAGAACCCTCGAAGTGTCCGAATTTGTTAGTACCGTTGCGGCTGTTTCTGAAGTCAGACATAAACTGGTGGAACAGCAACAGCAAATGGGGAAAGATAAAGGTGTTGTTATGGATGGACGTGATATTGGTACAGTCGTGTTTCCTGATGCCGAATTAAAACTATTTATGACAGCTTCAGCTGAAACCAGAGCACAGCGCCGTTACAAAGAGCTTATTGATAGAGGAGATGCTGTAGTGTATGATGAGGTTTTAAAAAATGTTCAGGAGCGCGATTATATTGATACACATCGGGAAGATTCTCCTTTGGTAAAAGCTGATGATGCTATTGAAGTCGATAATTCTAATATGAGTCTGGAAGAGCAATTTAATGTTATTCTGGATTTAGTAAATAAAGCAATATATAAATAAAAAAGAGCGGTTTAAAACCGCTCTTTTTTATTTGTTAATCTGAACTTATTTCAGATTATAATTTTTTACAAATTCGGTATCACCAATTCCTGATCGGGATAAATTAAATCAGGATTTTTTAGCTTGTCTGTGTTGGCTTCAAAAATAGCCTGATATTTTGAAGCATCTTTATAATAGTGTCTTGCAATTTTACCTAAAGTTTCACCACTTTTTACAATGTGTCTGTGGTAAACACTGGTGTCTTCAACTTTAATATCGGCCATAATATCTTCCGGGCTGTCGCCTCCAATTTCCTTTATTTTATCCCAAAGTAGGTTTTTTTCGTATTGTGTTTTAGTTGTTCCCCAAACTTTTAATTTGTTTTCTGTTTCTTCAACGTTACCATTTGCGACATTAAGAGCTTCTCCTAAATCTAAAACCGGTTGGTATTTTTCTTTTACAGTCATAATTATAAGTGTTTAATATTTTTCTTTCAATATAATGAATAATATACTCTTTGAATTTAATAAAAAGTTAAGCTTTTAAAGCATGTATACTTTAGACCCTTAACTAATAAAGAAAGTCACGATTAAATTTATTTCCTCATTTTTAGGTAATTAGCAGAATAATATGTATTTTTGCGCTCCTTTTAGCGGTTCAGGAAAGGTAAAAGGATTGTAAATCAAATATTTAATAACACTTTTGTGTGGTTGCCGCATAATATTTCCTAAGCATACAAAATACAAATTTTTTATCAGCACATGGCTGAAAACGCAAAACAAGCTGAAGTTGAAGCAACAGAAGCTAAAACTGTAGAAGCTCCAGTAGTATCTGAAGCTAAAGCAAACCCTGAAAAATTCTTAAAAGAGTTTAACTGGCACAACTACCAAGAAGGTATTGACGAAGTAGACGCTCAACAATTACAAGAATTTGAAAAATTAGTAGCTGAGAATTTCGTTGACACTTTAGATGATGAAGTTGTAGAAGGTACTGTAGTACACATCACTGATAGAGATGCTATTATCGATATCAATGCTAAATCTGAAGGTGTAATTTCTTTAAACGAGTTCCGTTACAACCCTAACTTAGCAGTTGGAGATAAAGTAGAAGTATTAATCGACGTTCGTGAAGACGCAACTGGTCAATTAGTATTATCTCACAGAAAAGCTCGTGTAATCAAAGCATGGGATCGTGTAATTAAAGCAAACGAAACTGGAGAAATCGTTAACGGTTTTGTTAAGTGTAGAACTAAAGGTGGTATGATTGTAGACGTATTCGGTATCGAAGCGTTCTTACCAGGTTCTCAAATAGATGTTAAGCCAATTAGAGATTACGATCAATACGTAAACAAAACTATGGAATTCAAAGTTGTTAAAATCAACCACGAATTTAAGAACGTAGTAGTATCTCATAAAGCGCTTATCGAAGCTGATATCGAAGTTCAGAAGAAAGAAATCATCGGTCAGTTAGAAAAAGGTCAAGTATTAGAAGGTGTTGTTAAAAACATTACTTCTTACGGTGTATTCATCGACTTAGGTGGTGTAGATGGTTTAATCCACATTACAGATCTTTCTTGGTCTCGTATCAACCATCCAAATGAGATTGTTGAATTAGACCAAAAACTTAACGTTGTAATCCTTGATT includes the following:
- a CDS encoding rhomboid family intramembrane serine protease, translating into MGNLNLITIVIIAANVLISYKGFSDYGFFDRYKFQVGSVQRGEKVRLFSSAFLHVDTQHLLFNMLTLYFFANTVLSLGVVSFLFIYIGSLLFGNVLSLYFHKNEYHYSAVGASGAVTGVLYSAILLRPDMTLMFFLIPIPIPAYIFGIGYLLYSIYGMKNRIGNIGHDAHFGGAVGGYIITLVLAPSLFQENLLMIVLLAIPIILLYILRKSGKM
- a CDS encoding retropepsin-like aspartic protease → MKFILSILSLFLFVNIHSQNTNLNKGKSSKQYFESIPIEIVKNKIILPVDIQGKTYRFILDTGAPNVISNELKEILNTSKTKTISITDANGKQNQLELILLDKLKIGTVEFTKTPTLIYDLNADPVFKCFKVDGFIGSNLLRHSILQINMKSKKILITDDSKNLELNKSEALEIQFIDNQSSPYIWINLEGKQKARERILVDTGMSEFYNIALENFKLLNTKEIFKIKGKSTGASGVGLFGTQPINEQYKVLTPILKLNHVIFENVPAQTSNDNNSKIGTKLLQKGITTIDYKNKKFYFESDTNTIKVNRPELGFSFSVKDENVIIGYIWNESLKSKLHYGDQLLEINTTPVNLCDIVTSEKISDDLNPIKMKIQPVKGDIFEITVNKE
- the cmk gene encoding (d)CMP kinase; protein product: MNNKITIAIDGFSSTGKSTVAKQLAKYLGYVYVDTGAMYRAVAYYAMGNGFITKDYFDKKGLIDKLSDINIAFKFNEGLGFAEVYLNSVNVEKKIRTLEVSEFVSTVAAVSEVRHKLVEQQQQMGKDKGVVMDGRDIGTVVFPDAELKLFMTASAETRAQRRYKELIDRGDAVVYDEVLKNVQERDYIDTHREDSPLVKADDAIEVDNSNMSLEEQFNVILDLVNKAIYK
- the porQ gene encoding type IX secretion system protein PorQ, which produces MLKKIIVAFSVFTSGISYAQLGGEATYQFLNLVSSPRQAALGGKVLTNVDYDVTQGLFNPATINPEMDNQLALNYTSYLGGISYGTASYAYTLDRRTQTFHGGITYINYGSFDGYDEDGNSTGTFTGSETALSLGYALQIGYSDFYFGGNLKLITSKLEQYNSFGVAVDLGLIYIDEVNDFHAALAIRNLGTQITTYAGLQEKLPLEVDFGMSQTLENVPIRWHVTLENLQEWPIARPNPARVTSDLSGNQTEEKVGFLGQVIRHTIIGAEVFPESGFNIRLGYNFRRAEELRLVDQRNFSGLSAGFSVKLNKLRFSYTHAKYTSAANSNFFGLQIDLQ
- a CDS encoding lysophospholipid acyltransferase family protein is translated as MQFLAYILVYPLLWFISILPFPLLYLVSDGLYILMYYIVGYRKKVVKSNIKLVFPEKTDEEVLFITKKFYKHLCDMFLEMTKTLTISEKELNKRFKIKNPEEFKRLESLNKSIIIMFGHYASWEWSLALQNYINFNGLAVYKKLSNKYFDGLVRRMRSKYNTTLISTKETISTINENESQNIKSIMAFLSDQSPRLTKEVYWGHFMGIEVPCFTGAERLAKKLDLTTAFLKVTKVKRGHYEAEIKTLAENSTEYKDYELTDMFLREVEKQIQDAPEYYFWTHKRWKYKDRKPE
- a CDS encoding LysM peptidoglycan-binding domain-containing protein — protein: MTVKEKYQPVLDLGEALNVANGNVEETENKLKVWGTTKTQYEKNLLWDKIKEIGGDSPEDIMADIKVEDTSVYHRHIVKSGETLGKIARHYYKDASKYQAIFEANTDKLKNPDLIYPDQELVIPNL
- a CDS encoding DUF3124 domain-containing protein, whose protein sequence is MATKILSTILIAVLFLQSCDKDKEYSSIDEVNWKSRTVHSVLPDSLIKGKTYLSVYSQIYSETEHRIHSLTATVSIRNINEKDTVYIDKATYFDTHGNAIRTYFDKTIYVAPMEAVEIVIDERDEEGGTGANFLFNWRIKGSSNSPFFESVMISTSGQQGISFTTQGKELK
- the lon gene encoding endopeptidase La yields the protein MKKSNFLTLDSLSLQDFDENAELIPLMTPEDEEEINNEELPETLPILSLRNTVLFPGVVIPITAGRDKSIKLINDANKGSKIIGVVAQKDESVENPSAKEIHEVGTVAKILRVLKMPDGNVTVIIQGKKRFKVAEVITEEPYMNATVRDLPEAKPAVKNKEFSAIIDSIKELALNIIKESPNIPSEASFAIKNIESNSFLINFVSSNMNLTVAEKQSLLEVDDLKKRALATLKFMNIEFQKLELKNDIQSRVQMDMSQQQREYFLHQQMKTIQEELGGVNHEEEIEEMRERALTKEWDEKVANHFDKELSKMQRMNPQVAEYSIQRNYLELFLDLPWNEYSQDKFDLKRAKKILDREHFGLEDVKRRIIEYLAVLKLRNDMKSPILCLYGPPGVGKTSLGKSIAEALGREYVRISLGGLRDEAEIRGHRKTYIGAMPGRIIQSLKKAGTSNPVFVLDEIDKLTNSHNGDPSSAMLEVLDPEQNSEFYDNFLEMGYDLSKVMFIATSNSLGSIQPALRDRMEIINVTGYTIEEKVEIAKRHLLPKQLKEHGLNDSHLKIGKPQLEKIVEGYTRESGVRGLEKQIAKMVRHAAKNIAMEEEYNIKVTNEDIIEVLGRPKLERDKYENNNVAGVVTGLAWTSVGGDILFIESILSKGKGMLNITGNLGKVMKESATIAMEYIKANADEFGIDNEVFDKYNVHIHVPEGATPKDGPSAGITMLTSLVSLFTQKKVKKHLAMTGEITLRGKVLPVGGIKEKILAAKRAHIKEIILCEENRRDIEEIKQDYLKGLTFHYVTDMSEVIKIAVTNQKVTNAKKL